One Paenibacillus riograndensis SBR5 DNA segment encodes these proteins:
- a CDS encoding methyl-accepting chemotaxis protein produces the protein MSKQAADSKGFLTRLHPSKSLGVRLFLVFFIATMGIVLSLGYTSYSVARQTIENNALSSNQQTVEQTAEKLDVILLRFEDSLGQLFYNRDIQEAVRQGSISTASSAERNSQTERINSELDRWITSVKGVQAVYLVPLKNEFPVSATGTKDNAFMKGIREASWFKQLKEKPHSLWITQGLKQGDTSGVFHFAKSMADESGGTGYIAVCDISTKELDSQLSKVNLGLDSYIQLLTSKDELIASSQQQTDSYLRLGGTLFKGLTEASGSLPTQDEKGKSILAVYGTLQSSGWRVLGVVPSENLVKDAGRILGTTYIAVAAAALIAILIGLWMVRMVSRPLSRLRDLMFQGAEGDLRVRTSVASRDEIGQLSSSFNVMMERITELVVHTNETAREVLETADALGNASRKTAASAKDIAAATEEIAGGAGSLALEADRGNEMTAQISERMDMVISAAREMGSMAHHVGQSSEEGVVKLQELLHQTYTTGTMTDKLVMKVNDLKDTASSVMKVLEAMQSITQQTNILSLNASIEAARAGEAGRGFTVVADEIRQLSEQSKRSIAMAAEITDKIMTDMHETVAALSEVSPLFDEQIVSVRNTSEIFVSVQGQMNHFISRLDSVGASIEGLNQSQYVLSDAISNVSSFAEESSAASQEVASLSGEQQNVSDYLVDLSAQLENASSMLKERLSKFTV, from the coding sequence TTGAGTAAACAGGCAGCAGACAGCAAAGGATTTCTTACTCGGCTGCATCCCTCCAAGTCGCTGGGGGTGCGGCTTTTTCTCGTGTTTTTTATCGCGACCATGGGAATTGTATTATCCCTTGGGTATACCTCGTACTCCGTTGCCAGACAAACCATTGAGAACAACGCCCTGTCATCCAATCAGCAGACCGTTGAACAAACGGCAGAGAAGCTTGACGTAATCCTGCTGCGTTTTGAAGACAGTTTGGGGCAGCTTTTTTACAATAGGGATATTCAGGAGGCAGTTCGTCAAGGAAGTATCTCCACTGCCAGCAGCGCTGAACGGAACAGCCAAACGGAACGGATTAATAGTGAATTAGACCGCTGGATCACTTCGGTAAAGGGAGTGCAGGCCGTATACTTGGTACCCTTGAAGAATGAGTTTCCAGTGTCTGCTACGGGAACAAAAGATAACGCTTTTATGAAAGGCATCCGGGAGGCTTCCTGGTTCAAGCAGCTGAAAGAGAAGCCCCACAGCTTATGGATTACACAAGGATTGAAGCAGGGGGATACATCGGGCGTATTTCATTTTGCCAAATCCATGGCAGATGAATCCGGCGGGACAGGCTATATCGCAGTCTGCGATATCAGTACCAAAGAATTGGACAGCCAGCTGAGCAAGGTCAACCTCGGGCTGGATTCCTACATCCAGCTTCTGACCAGCAAGGACGAGCTGATTGCTTCCTCCCAGCAGCAGACGGATTCTTATCTTCGCCTGGGCGGAACATTGTTCAAAGGTCTGACTGAAGCATCGGGGTCTTTGCCAACCCAGGACGAAAAAGGCAAATCCATTCTCGCCGTATATGGCACACTGCAGAGTTCGGGCTGGAGAGTACTGGGCGTTGTGCCTTCGGAGAATCTGGTCAAAGATGCAGGCCGTATTCTGGGAACGACCTACATTGCTGTTGCCGCCGCAGCCCTTATCGCGATTCTGATCGGCTTATGGATGGTCAGAATGGTATCCCGGCCGCTCTCACGGCTCAGGGATCTGATGTTCCAGGGGGCGGAAGGCGATCTGCGGGTGCGGACCAGCGTTGCTTCCCGTGATGAAATCGGCCAGCTGTCGTCTTCCTTCAATGTGATGATGGAGCGGATCACGGAACTGGTGGTTCATACCAACGAGACGGCACGCGAAGTCCTCGAAACAGCAGATGCGCTGGGCAATGCTTCGCGCAAGACGGCTGCGTCGGCCAAGGATATTGCAGCGGCGACCGAAGAGATTGCCGGAGGAGCCGGAAGTCTTGCGCTGGAAGCGGACCGCGGCAATGAGATGACGGCGCAGATATCCGAACGGATGGATATGGTGATATCTGCTGCCCGCGAGATGGGCAGCATGGCACATCATGTGGGACAATCCAGTGAGGAAGGTGTCGTGAAGCTGCAGGAACTGCTGCACCAGACGTATACCACAGGCACCATGACTGATAAGCTGGTGATGAAGGTCAATGACCTGAAGGATACCGCTTCCTCCGTCATGAAAGTGCTGGAGGCTATGCAGAGCATTACGCAGCAGACGAATATTCTGTCGCTGAACGCCTCCATTGAAGCCGCACGCGCAGGCGAAGCGGGCAGAGGGTTTACAGTTGTGGCCGATGAAATCCGCCAGCTGTCCGAACAGTCCAAACGCTCCATTGCGATGGCGGCGGAAATAACGGATAAGATCATGACGGATATGCATGAGACTGTTGCGGCCCTGTCAGAGGTATCGCCCCTGTTTGACGAGCAGATCGTTTCAGTCCGCAACACAAGCGAAATCTTTGTCTCTGTACAGGGACAAATGAATCATTTTATTTCCCGTCTGGATTCTGTAGGAGCCTCAATTGAGGGGCTGAATCAATCCCAGTATGTGCTGTCGGATGCGATAAGCAACGTCAGCTCTTTTGCCGAGGAATCATCGGCTGCTTCACAGGAAGTGGCCTCTCTCAGCGGGGAACAGCAGAATGTGAGCGATTATCTCGTGGACCTTTCTGCCCAGTTGGAGAATGCTTCCTCGATGCTGAAGGAAAGACTCTCAAAGTTCACGGTGTAA
- a CDS encoding peptidoglycan D,D-transpeptidase FtsI family protein, with product MHKLIHKRIFWGSLILCLLVAVLIVRLAWVQLLLKDRKVPGAKYSMAQMAAIQSEREVVLDSGRGRLYDRSGQPLAGETVWTAAFFPRDEAEADAEESAAGKEKLRQLATVLGVTYEQLQAERSGLKEPLLWPSGSGKNPLELTPGQAKAVEALAVGGVRALPFARRYTGEATGRQWLGYLSEAKAAEAKESPTGLRVPWTGTAGLERTLEPLMQGVGHTEAYAQVDARGSRLPDSPIKVRAPGNPYYPLSLYTTIDKKLQENIEKLAVKSGVKEGAVVVLDATTGDIEAMVSLPFYNPAQISPEGGEWNNRALQAAVPGSIFKIVTAAAALEAGVTSPEEKFYCSGHYGKYGLSCLNGKGHGSLTMAQGFAVSCNTVFASLAERLSGAQLQSAALALGLGRDISWQAENTLGLPLLRPLSGEQPGAIFTTLLPDDGGARVQTAIGQRDVRVTPLQAANLLVTLLHGGEVHAPRILQRVAFANGQTLKELPGHLAPSPQGRISPPTAHVLLSLLRKVVTGGTGKSLQGSKWPLAGKSGTAQTWVKGMPRNNQWFIGYGPVGHPRFAVSVLVENVAPGSPHAATRLFGQVFDLLAESSGA from the coding sequence TTGCACAAGCTTATTCATAAACGTATTTTTTGGGGCTCGCTTATCCTGTGTTTGCTGGTGGCGGTGCTGATCGTCCGGCTGGCTTGGGTACAGTTGCTTCTGAAGGACCGCAAAGTACCGGGGGCGAAATACTCCATGGCCCAGATGGCCGCGATCCAGAGTGAGCGGGAGGTGGTGCTCGACAGCGGCCGGGGGCGGCTGTACGACCGCAGCGGCCAGCCGCTGGCCGGCGAAACGGTGTGGACGGCGGCTTTTTTCCCCCGGGACGAAGCGGAAGCGGACGCAGAGGAGAGTGCTGCCGGCAAAGAGAAGCTGCGGCAGCTTGCCACAGTGCTGGGAGTGACCTACGAGCAGCTTCAGGCTGAACGCAGCGGGCTGAAAGAGCCGCTGCTCTGGCCTTCAGGCAGCGGCAAAAATCCGCTGGAGCTGACGCCGGGGCAGGCTAAAGCGGTTGAAGCGCTGGCCGTCGGCGGTGTGCGGGCGCTGCCTTTTGCCCGCCGGTATACAGGGGAAGCAACAGGCCGCCAATGGCTGGGCTACCTGTCGGAAGCAAAAGCGGCGGAGGCGAAGGAATCACCGACCGGTCTGAGAGTTCCCTGGACGGGAACCGCCGGTCTGGAGAGGACGCTGGAGCCGCTTATGCAGGGGGTGGGCCATACCGAAGCTTATGCCCAGGTGGATGCGCGCGGCAGCCGTCTTCCTGACAGTCCCATTAAAGTGAGAGCGCCGGGGAATCCTTATTATCCGCTGTCTTTGTACACGACCATAGACAAGAAGCTTCAGGAGAATATTGAGAAGCTCGCTGTGAAATCCGGAGTCAAAGAAGGCGCTGTAGTGGTGCTGGATGCCACTACCGGTGATATTGAAGCCATGGTTTCATTGCCGTTCTATAATCCGGCGCAGATTTCGCCGGAAGGAGGCGAGTGGAACAACCGGGCGCTTCAGGCTGCGGTTCCCGGCTCTATCTTCAAGATTGTAACTGCCGCTGCGGCACTGGAAGCCGGTGTGACTTCCCCTGAGGAAAAGTTCTATTGCTCCGGGCATTACGGTAAATATGGCTTGTCCTGCCTGAATGGGAAAGGACACGGCTCCCTTACCATGGCGCAAGGGTTCGCCGTGTCCTGCAATACCGTATTTGCCTCCCTGGCTGAGCGGCTCAGCGGAGCCCAGCTGCAGTCCGCCGCACTGGCGCTGGGGCTTGGCCGGGATATCAGCTGGCAAGCGGAAAATACGCTGGGCCTGCCGCTGCTCCGTCCGCTGTCCGGGGAACAGCCGGGGGCGATCTTTACCACTCTGCTGCCCGATGACGGCGGGGCGAGGGTGCAGACGGCGATTGGCCAGCGCGATGTCCGGGTCACGCCGCTTCAGGCGGCCAACCTGCTGGTTACGCTGCTGCACGGCGGAGAAGTCCATGCGCCGCGTATACTCCAGCGGGTGGCCTTCGCCAACGGACAGACGCTGAAAGAGCTTCCAGGTCACTTAGCCCCGTCTCCCCAGGGCCGAATCTCGCCGCCGACAGCCCATGTGCTGCTCTCCCTGCTGCGGAAGGTTGTCACCGGGGGAACCGGCAAAAGCCTGCAGGGCAGTAAATGGCCCCTTGCAGGCAAGTCAGGTACAGCCCAGACATGGGTGAAGGGCATGCCCCGCAATAACCAGTGGTTCATCGGCTACGGACCGGTCGGGCATCCCCGATTTGCAGTGTCCGTCCTGGTGGAGAATGTGGCCCCCGGGAGCCCGCATGCGGCCACGAGGTTGTTTGGTCAGGTGTTTGATCTGCTGGCGGAATCCTCCGGCGCGTGA
- a CDS encoding AI-2E family transporter — protein sequence MLPLYKKYWRTIFDIGLVVLTVYLVMLAFSTVYRLAAPVFLSFFVFLMIEPLARFLNRRGMAKPFASAVSVILFLIVLLGVLFGAGLLITMQALKFQDDLPRYTYIVQQQFAETTNYLQHKVEALPPDLTDKINGYFKQATNVLSGWLVIFLKYMIGVLGSFSSFMANFGIAIILAFFLSMEIKDWRKIAHDKMPKTFKTAYAFLQGNVFKAIGSYLKAQLILISITFVIVLAGLFILRSGNEITMALVCAIFDVLPLLGVSTILIPWIVYLFIIGNTTLAIGLIVLLAVVLIVRQLLEPKITGNSIGVSSAFLMLSFVILSSSIFGFAGLILSPILLILLKELLQQGYLQRWIFLPKEEFIVSPFAASGEPSTPGGEAVSGDSDGTHAPEDSASRSNT from the coding sequence ATGTTGCCGCTGTACAAAAAATATTGGCGCACCATATTCGACATCGGTTTAGTCGTGCTTACCGTATATCTTGTGATGCTCGCTTTCAGTACGGTGTACCGGCTTGCCGCGCCTGTGTTCTTATCATTTTTTGTATTTCTGATGATCGAGCCGCTGGCCCGTTTTCTGAACCGCCGGGGAATGGCCAAACCGTTTGCTTCCGCGGTTTCAGTTATCCTGTTCCTGATTGTGCTGCTGGGCGTGTTGTTCGGCGCCGGGCTGCTCATTACGATGCAGGCTCTTAAGTTCCAGGATGATCTGCCCAGATATACATATATAGTCCAGCAGCAATTTGCTGAGACGACCAATTATTTGCAGCACAAGGTTGAGGCGCTTCCGCCGGACCTTACCGACAAAATCAACGGGTATTTTAAACAAGCCACCAATGTGCTTTCGGGCTGGCTGGTCATCTTCCTTAAATATATGATCGGAGTGCTTGGCTCCTTCTCTTCATTTATGGCTAATTTCGGCATCGCGATTATTCTCGCCTTTTTTCTCAGCATGGAGATTAAGGACTGGCGCAAAATCGCCCATGACAAGATGCCCAAAACATTTAAGACAGCTTATGCTTTTCTGCAGGGAAATGTCTTCAAGGCCATCGGGTCCTATCTCAAAGCACAGCTGATTCTAATCAGCATCACCTTCGTCATAGTTCTGGCCGGGCTCTTTATTCTCAGAAGCGGCAATGAAATCACTATGGCCTTGGTCTGCGCCATATTTGATGTGCTGCCGCTGCTCGGCGTATCAACGATACTGATTCCCTGGATTGTATATCTGTTCATTATCGGCAACACCACGCTGGCCATAGGCCTGATTGTGCTGCTTGCGGTGGTGCTGATTGTGCGGCAGCTGCTGGAGCCGAAGATCACCGGTAATTCCATCGGCGTATCCTCCGCCTTCCTGATGCTGTCGTTCGTTATTCTGTCCAGCTCCATCTTTGGCTTCGCGGGCTTGATTCTCTCGCCGATCCTGCTCATACTGCTCAAGGAACTGCTTCAGCAGGGCTATCTACAGCGCTGGATTTTCCTGCCGAAGGAAGAGTTCATTGTCTCGCCATTCGCAGCGTCAGGTGAGCCGTCCACTCCAGGAGGCGAGGCCGTTTCGGGTGATTCAGACGGGACTCACGCGCCGGAGGATTCCGCCAGCAGATCAAACACCTGA
- a CDS encoding polysaccharide deacetylase family protein, with amino-acid sequence MQTLLLWLFYISTFYAFIPGMISRIFGYRVFRKGIGRSEFALTFDDGPDSLYTPLLLDLLKRYGAKATFFVVGSHAEQNPEIIKRMHDEGHLIGIHNYVHKTNWLMRPATVKRQIQHTDDIIFSITGERSTYYRPPWGIVNLFDFSKRRQVQIVLWSAMFGDWKEKLGADRLTEKLLAKLNPGEVMLLHDCGTTLGADPNAPEHMLVALERMLQEAEGRGLRSIRIDEMIRMVQSSPVQKLSFGKRLLVGLWLAWEQVFQLMLRIKTISPADPFLHYRMRKYKGEPVQMEGGEWLAKGDKVIELHIDNRQLFELGIHSRSSAQLAIRMIRRMEKDMPVLAQRIAADIDLAEAKALYGVSMINRGPEKFGFMVLDLPKGWFARSTKFYLSILLSVIHPAGGARLKERSEVLVPKMMLMPVSQLLDQMNQQRPQKQVKPREQVREEDLSLEAELPAATVVH; translated from the coding sequence ATGCAGACTTTGCTGCTCTGGTTATTTTATATTTCAACATTTTATGCCTTTATCCCTGGGATGATCAGCCGGATATTCGGATATCGTGTCTTCCGCAAAGGGATTGGCCGCAGTGAATTTGCGCTTACTTTTGACGACGGGCCGGACTCGCTCTATACACCGCTGCTGCTTGATCTGCTGAAACGCTACGGTGCCAAAGCCACTTTTTTTGTCGTCGGCTCCCATGCTGAACAGAACCCGGAAATAATCAAGCGCATGCATGATGAAGGGCATTTGATCGGAATCCATAATTACGTTCACAAGACGAACTGGCTGATGCGTCCGGCTACTGTCAAACGCCAGATCCAGCACACAGATGACATTATTTTCAGTATTACCGGTGAACGGAGCACTTATTACCGTCCGCCCTGGGGAATTGTTAATCTGTTCGACTTTTCAAAACGCCGCCAGGTGCAGATTGTGCTGTGGTCGGCAATGTTCGGCGACTGGAAGGAAAAGCTCGGCGCAGACCGGCTGACAGAAAAGCTGCTTGCCAAGCTGAATCCGGGCGAAGTGATGCTGCTGCATGATTGCGGCACCACACTCGGGGCGGACCCGAATGCGCCGGAGCATATGCTGGTCGCCTTGGAGCGGATGCTGCAGGAGGCGGAAGGGCGCGGGCTGCGCAGCATCCGCATCGATGAGATGATCAGGATGGTGCAGAGCTCTCCGGTTCAAAAGCTTTCTTTTGGCAAAAGGCTCCTTGTCGGCTTATGGCTGGCTTGGGAACAGGTATTCCAGCTGATGCTGCGGATTAAGACCATCTCACCGGCAGATCCGTTCCTGCATTACCGCATGCGCAAATATAAGGGCGAGCCTGTACAGATGGAAGGCGGCGAATGGCTGGCCAAAGGCGACAAGGTGATTGAACTGCATATCGACAACAGGCAGCTGTTCGAGCTTGGCATTCATTCCCGTTCCTCGGCGCAGCTGGCGATCCGCATGATCCGCCGGATGGAGAAGGATATGCCGGTGCTGGCGCAGCGGATTGCTGCGGATATTGACCTGGCCGAAGCGAAAGCGCTGTACGGTGTCAGTATGATCAACCGCGGGCCGGAGAAATTCGGGTTCATGGTGCTGGATCTGCCGAAAGGGTGGTTTGCGCGGTCGACCAAGTTTTACCTGAGCATCCTGCTGAGTGTCATCCATCCGGCAGGCGGGGCAAGGCTGAAGGAACGGAGCGAGGTACTGGTTCCCAAAATGATGCTGATGCCCGTCTCCCAGCTGCTTGACCAGATGAACCAGCAGCGCCCGCAGAAACAGGTGAAGCCGCGTGAACAGGTGCGGGAAGAAGACTTGTCCCTGGAAGCCGAGCTGCCGGCAGCCACGGTTGTGCACTAA
- a CDS encoding glycoside hydrolase family 130 protein translates to MKINRHPENPIVVPGKYDWRLATVFNPAVIKDGGKFYMIERTAGSLTPCKNFLGLLESEDGVHFTHVKEEPVVTPDMLGFPYGSVQDPRIVKIGDIFYMTFALRPCAMNYYPTGTGIPERSIPEYPDGWGKEEGHWLTRSILMSSRNLTDWEYVSTTTPLEINDRNNMLFPEKIGGKYALLRRPEEYIGEAYGTEQAAIWISYSDDLKSWEAPTLLAKAENGWENKKIGASTPPIRTEYGWLLLYHGVDSDTVYRLGAMLLDLENPSKVIARTKEFIMEPETYYEKFGYQIPNVIFPTGCVLDNGILHIYYGVTDTAIALATVPLSEMLEHLLGAAVL, encoded by the coding sequence ATGAAAATCAACAGACATCCGGAGAATCCGATTGTCGTTCCGGGCAAGTATGACTGGAGGCTGGCGACGGTGTTCAATCCGGCAGTCATCAAGGACGGCGGCAAGTTTTATATGATTGAGCGGACCGCTGGCTCATTGACCCCGTGCAAAAACTTTCTGGGCCTGCTGGAAAGCGAAGACGGCGTGCATTTTACACATGTGAAGGAGGAGCCGGTGGTCACCCCCGATATGCTCGGCTTTCCTTACGGCAGCGTGCAGGACCCGCGGATCGTGAAGATCGGAGATATTTTCTACATGACGTTTGCGCTTCGTCCCTGTGCGATGAACTACTACCCGACTGGGACCGGTATTCCTGAACGCTCCATTCCCGAATATCCCGATGGCTGGGGGAAAGAAGAGGGGCACTGGCTGACCCGCTCCATCCTGATGTCTTCCCGCAATTTGACCGACTGGGAATATGTAAGCACGACTACACCGCTGGAGATCAATGACCGCAATAATATGCTGTTCCCGGAGAAGATCGGCGGCAAATACGCGCTGCTGCGCAGGCCGGAGGAGTATATCGGCGAGGCGTACGGAACAGAGCAGGCGGCTATCTGGATTTCCTATTCGGATGATCTGAAGAGCTGGGAAGCGCCAACGCTGCTGGCCAAAGCGGAAAACGGCTGGGAAAATAAAAAAATCGGTGCTTCCACCCCACCGATCCGCACGGAATATGGCTGGCTGCTGCTCTATCACGGCGTAGACAGCGATACGGTGTACCGTTTGGGCGCGATGCTGCTGGATTTGGAGAACCCGTCCAAGGTAATCGCCAGAACGAAGGAATTTATTATGGAGCCGGAGACTTATTATGAAAAATTCGGCTATCAGATTCCCAACGTGATTTTCCCGACCGGCTGTGTGCTTGATAACGGTATTCTCCATATTTACTATGGTGTGACCGATACGGCGATTGCATTGGCTACGGTTCCGCTCTCCGAGATGCTGGAGCATCTGCTAGGGGCGGCTGTGCTGTAG
- a CDS encoding extracellular solute-binding protein — MNKTKKAALLGMTGVLALFTAACGNSNSADNASGSGNGNGNAEETVTLNMMHPWTSPNVDNEVYKARIAKFEEEHPNIVIKQDGVPSAQYKTKLRTLAAANNLADINVVWPGADLEPLVEGSLVEPIDSLMDNWKAILPETALAGFNIGGKQYAIPTKQTFVDIIYYNKDMFAQVGYTEFPDTYDKLIDAVKKLKAAGITPISLGNKEQWPLQSSYLSIIGDRFTGSDFLSKVMKKEAKFTDPDFVKAISVIDELTKLDAFNTDANNMDSVQGQDYFIQGKAAMHISSSTVDARIRINNDEGAKFGIALFPSVNGGKGDPVKSAGVVQYGIAIKSGLDEKTKAAAEEFMKYFVSEDLYKELIRNGVVVPATVEIPEDASPYLKEMLELTSKGTAPVFDSIIPTQVVDVVQNGIQALTVGRGTPEQVAKDAQEAVDQLN; from the coding sequence ATGAACAAGACAAAAAAAGCAGCATTACTCGGTATGACGGGTGTACTGGCCCTGTTCACGGCCGCTTGCGGCAACAGCAACAGTGCGGATAACGCCAGCGGAAGCGGGAACGGGAACGGAAATGCGGAAGAAACCGTCACCCTGAACATGATGCATCCCTGGACATCGCCCAATGTGGACAATGAGGTGTACAAGGCACGGATCGCGAAATTCGAGGAAGAACATCCGAATATCGTCATTAAGCAGGACGGTGTGCCGTCCGCACAATACAAAACGAAGCTGCGTACACTGGCTGCCGCCAACAATCTGGCGGACATCAATGTCGTCTGGCCGGGAGCGGATCTGGAGCCGCTGGTGGAAGGAAGTCTGGTGGAGCCGATCGACAGTCTGATGGACAACTGGAAGGCGATTTTGCCCGAGACTGCTCTGGCCGGGTTCAACATTGGCGGCAAGCAATATGCGATTCCGACGAAGCAAACTTTTGTGGACATTATTTATTATAACAAGGACATGTTCGCCCAGGTTGGTTATACGGAGTTCCCGGATACCTACGATAAACTGATCGATGCGGTCAAAAAGCTGAAGGCTGCCGGCATTACGCCAATCTCACTGGGCAACAAAGAGCAATGGCCGCTGCAGTCCTCCTACCTGTCCATCATCGGGGACCGCTTCACCGGTAGTGACTTCCTCAGCAAGGTGATGAAGAAGGAAGCGAAGTTTACTGACCCTGACTTTGTCAAAGCCATTTCAGTCATCGATGAATTGACCAAGCTGGATGCCTTCAATACCGATGCCAACAATATGGATTCCGTGCAGGGACAGGACTATTTCATCCAGGGAAAAGCAGCTATGCATATCTCCTCCTCGACGGTAGACGCACGAATCCGCATCAATAATGACGAAGGCGCCAAGTTCGGAATTGCCCTCTTCCCAAGTGTGAACGGCGGCAAAGGCGACCCGGTCAAGAGCGCAGGCGTTGTGCAGTACGGCATTGCGATCAAGAGCGGACTGGATGAGAAAACCAAGGCGGCAGCCGAGGAGTTCATGAAGTATTTTGTGAGCGAGGATCTGTACAAGGAGCTGATCCGCAACGGGGTAGTGGTACCGGCCACCGTAGAAATTCCCGAGGATGCCAGCCCGTATCTGAAAGAAATGCTGGAGCTTACCAGCAAAGGCACGGCCCCTGTATTTGACAGCATTATCCCGACGCAGGTGGTGGATGTAGTACAGAATGGTATACAGGCGCTCACCGTGGGCCGCGGCACACCGGAACAGGTCGCCAAGGATGCGCAGGAAGCGGTTGACCAACTGAACTAG
- a CDS encoding carbohydrate ABC transporter permease: MHTLKQTRLAIFIGLFPALVIYLGIAIIPIGISLYYSVMDWNGIGKMTFIGLDNYSRILTDDTFWLSVQNNVVIMLTGLVGQIPLGLIMALLLNRGLKGSGFFRTVGFMPVVISSVMVSLIWGMIYNTEYGMLNSMLAFFGLGSWQQNWLGDMKWSMLSISVAYIWQNCGLYMVIFLAALQNIPDEVNEAAELDGATGFRRTLHITIPMLRSTIMVAVVYSISNSFRVFDLIQVLTGGGPAHQTEVMTLYMYNSAFMNLRYGYGSAVSILILLFSLIVISIVNRIGREKDARG, translated from the coding sequence GTGCATACGCTTAAGCAAACTAGACTGGCGATCTTTATCGGATTATTTCCGGCGCTGGTCATCTATCTTGGAATTGCGATCATACCGATCGGCATTTCGCTTTACTACTCGGTGATGGACTGGAACGGAATCGGTAAGATGACTTTTATCGGCCTGGACAACTATTCGCGTATTCTCACGGATGATACGTTCTGGCTTTCGGTTCAGAATAACGTTGTGATTATGCTTACCGGATTGGTCGGGCAGATTCCGCTGGGCCTGATTATGGCTTTGCTGCTGAACCGGGGGCTGAAGGGCTCCGGCTTTTTCCGTACCGTAGGGTTTATGCCCGTTGTAATTTCTTCTGTCATGGTTTCCTTAATTTGGGGCATGATTTATAACACAGAATACGGAATGCTGAACAGCATGCTGGCGTTCTTCGGGCTGGGAAGCTGGCAGCAGAACTGGCTGGGCGACATGAAGTGGTCCATGCTGTCGATCAGTGTGGCGTACATTTGGCAGAACTGCGGGCTGTACATGGTTATTTTCCTCGCCGCCCTGCAAAATATTCCGGATGAAGTCAATGAAGCAGCAGAGCTGGACGGCGCAACAGGCTTCCGGCGCACGCTGCATATCACTATTCCGATGCTCCGCAGCACGATTATGGTTGCGGTGGTGTACAGCATCAGCAACTCCTTCCGTGTGTTTGATCTGATCCAGGTGCTTACCGGCGGCGGCCCGGCGCATCAGACCGAAGTCATGACGCTCTATATGTACAACAGTGCGTTCATGAATCTGCGCTACGGGTACGGCAGTGCGGTATCCATTCTGATCCTGCTGTTCAGCCTGATTGTGATTAGCATCGTCAACCGGATCGGCCGGGAGAAGGATGCCCGAGGATGA
- a CDS encoding carbohydrate ABC transporter permease, translated as MKKKSPLFKIFAYTFLSLFAIMNIIPIFWMIVNSFKEEQEYAANPFSFPATLHFSNYTKAWEVANMNIYFLNSLLITFVSLLVTVLLGSLAAYFLARFTFRLRGFTYALFLLGMLVPIHATLIPIFLIMQKLSLIDTYLSLILPYTAFHLSLTVFILEGFMRGFPKDLEESGIMDGAGVFRIFWSIILPITRPAMATVVILNFIYNWNEYLFALVLITSNSLKTLPLGLANFVGVETASYTLQMSALTIALVPILIFYLLLQKQLVTGMTAGAVKG; from the coding sequence ATGAAGAAAAAATCGCCGTTGTTCAAAATCTTCGCCTACACATTTTTAAGCCTGTTCGCTATTATGAATATAATTCCGATTTTCTGGATGATCGTCAACTCCTTTAAAGAAGAGCAGGAATATGCGGCGAACCCGTTTTCCTTTCCAGCCACACTGCATTTCTCGAACTATACCAAAGCTTGGGAAGTTGCCAATATGAATATTTACTTTTTGAACAGCCTGCTGATTACGTTCGTATCGCTGCTCGTGACCGTGCTGCTGGGCTCGCTTGCCGCCTATTTTCTCGCACGTTTCACCTTCAGGCTGCGCGGGTTTACGTATGCGCTATTCTTGCTGGGGATGCTGGTGCCGATTCACGCCACCTTGATTCCCATCTTTCTGATTATGCAAAAATTAAGTCTCATTGATACGTATTTATCGCTTATCCTGCCTTACACCGCTTTTCACCTGTCGCTGACGGTGTTTATCCTGGAGGGCTTCATGCGGGGGTTTCCCAAGGATCTGGAGGAATCGGGCATCATGGACGGGGCCGGGGTATTCCGCATTTTCTGGTCTATTATTCTGCCGATTACCCGCCCTGCGATGGCTACGGTGGTAATACTCAACTTTATATACAACTGGAATGAATATTTATTCGCGCTGGTGCTGATCACCTCCAATTCGCTTAAGACGCTGCCTCTCGGCCTGGCGAACTTTGTAGGGGTGGAGACGGCGAGTTATACTTTGCAGATGTCGGCGCTGACCATCGCGCTTGTTCCCATACTGATCTTCTATCTGCTGCTGCAAAAGCAGCTGGTAACCGGGATGACCGCAGGGGCCGTCAAGGGCTGA